A stretch of Arthrobacter sp. NEB 688 DNA encodes these proteins:
- a CDS encoding VTT domain-containing protein, which translates to MSSSTAARVRLAGLVVGVLLAGGLAVLLLGDDLGTVRRVVADSGAWGPVVYVVLHVVLTLVPVPKNLLAGIAGALFGLGAGSALSWLGAVASAWVTFELAGRLGAGAVDGITGARVERVRAALRDRGLLAVVIARLTPLVPFTLVNWGAGVSRVARRDFVLGTALGVVPGTVAYVAVGASAGQDASTIVLAGGAGVVLLLAAGLLARRLGPRHP; encoded by the coding sequence ATGTCCTCCTCGACCGCCGCCCGCGTCCGCCTCGCCGGGCTTGTCGTCGGCGTGCTGCTCGCCGGGGGTCTGGCCGTGCTCCTGCTCGGCGACGACCTCGGGACGGTGCGCCGCGTGGTCGCCGACAGCGGGGCGTGGGGGCCGGTCGTCTACGTCGTCCTCCACGTCGTGCTGACCCTCGTCCCGGTGCCGAAGAACCTCCTCGCGGGCATCGCCGGGGCGCTGTTCGGCCTCGGCGCCGGCAGCGCGCTGTCGTGGCTCGGCGCGGTCGCGAGCGCCTGGGTGACCTTCGAGCTCGCCGGCCGCCTCGGGGCCGGGGCGGTCGACGGGATCACCGGTGCGCGGGTCGAGCGGGTCCGCGCCGCGCTGCGCGACCGCGGGCTGCTGGCGGTCGTCATCGCCCGGCTCACGCCGCTCGTGCCCTTCACGCTCGTCAACTGGGGCGCGGGCGTCAGCCGGGTCGCGCGCCGCGACTTCGTCCTCGGCACGGCGCTGGGCGTCGTCCCGGGGACGGTCGCCTACGTCGCCGTCGGGGCGTCGGCCGGCCAGGACGCGAGCACCATCGTCCTCGCCGGGGGCGCCGGCGTGGTCCTGCTCCTCGCGGCCGGCCTCCTCGCCCGCCGCCTCGGCCCGCGCCACCCCTGA